From a region of the Polynucleobacter corsicus genome:
- a CDS encoding lipid A biosynthesis acyltransferase, whose product MRKLLLKLILAAIAVLPLFLVQVIGAALGILAYVGSKQYRSLFRPQYEAVVKSHHLPFQIWSAAAASGQLFSDSLWIWSNPLAALAKAEIQNWDVVEAAMAEGHGMILLCPHLGGFEIIPRILAEHFPATIMYRPSRQSWLNEIVEKGRAYPNMHFVPTNIHGVRHMTRALSKGEAIAILPDQVPSGGDGIWSNFFGRMAYTTTLPIRLSKRHSTPAVMFTAKRKSIGSGWVVNAKRLEPFSEDPNVAAQELNVAIENAVLTAPEQFIWAYNRYKHPSGAELPPSN is encoded by the coding sequence GTGCGCAAACTCCTTCTCAAGCTAATCCTCGCTGCAATAGCAGTATTGCCCTTATTCCTAGTTCAGGTCATTGGAGCTGCCTTAGGGATATTGGCCTATGTAGGATCCAAGCAATATCGCTCTCTTTTTCGCCCTCAATATGAGGCGGTTGTTAAAAGCCATCATCTCCCATTTCAAATTTGGAGTGCAGCAGCGGCTTCAGGACAACTCTTCTCAGACAGCCTGTGGATTTGGTCCAACCCTTTAGCAGCACTAGCTAAGGCTGAGATACAAAATTGGGACGTCGTTGAAGCTGCAATGGCAGAAGGCCATGGAATGATTCTCTTGTGTCCTCATTTAGGGGGCTTTGAAATCATTCCCCGTATTCTTGCAGAGCATTTTCCAGCAACAATCATGTATCGCCCTTCTCGCCAAAGTTGGCTCAATGAGATTGTAGAGAAGGGACGCGCATACCCCAATATGCACTTCGTACCAACAAATATTCATGGGGTTCGCCACATGACCCGCGCCCTTTCAAAAGGGGAGGCAATCGCAATTCTTCCAGATCAAGTCCCAAGCGGCGGTGATGGAATTTGGTCTAATTTTTTTGGTCGTATGGCTTATACGACCACCCTTCCTATTCGCCTTTCAAAACGCCACTCCACTCCAGCGGTGATGTTTACTGCAAAACGTAAATCGATCGGATCTGGCTGGGTAGTTAATGCTAAACGTTTAGAGCCATTTTCAGAAGATCCCAATGTTGCTGCGCAAGAATTAAATGTTGCGATTGAAAATGCAGTACTTACTGCTCCTGAACAATTCATCTGGGCCTATAACCGCTACAAACATCCGAGCGGAGCAGAATTACCACCAAGCAATTAG
- the pyrE gene encoding orotate phosphoribosyltransferase, producing MSSKNSNQDNFIQFALEANVLSFGEFKTKAGRLSPYFFNVGDFNDGTRLRALGNYYANALQESGLQYDMLYGPAYKGITLAAATAIALADAGRNVPYAYNRKEAKDHGEGGSLVGALVKGKVVIIDDVISAGTSVRESVKLIRDAGAEPVAVLIALDRMEKSGTATEVGDKSAVQAVEQEFGLPVVTIANLADLMTFLASSSNTELTNYLPAVKAYREKYGI from the coding sequence ATGAGCTCAAAAAATTCTAATCAAGATAACTTTATTCAATTTGCCCTAGAGGCAAATGTTTTGTCGTTTGGGGAGTTTAAAACTAAAGCTGGACGCCTTTCCCCTTATTTCTTTAATGTGGGTGATTTTAATGACGGCACCCGTTTAAGGGCGCTGGGCAACTATTACGCCAATGCTTTACAAGAGTCTGGCCTCCAGTACGACATGCTCTATGGACCGGCTTATAAAGGTATTACATTGGCTGCAGCAACAGCAATCGCATTGGCTGATGCTGGTCGTAATGTGCCCTATGCCTATAACCGTAAAGAAGCCAAAGATCATGGCGAGGGCGGTTCATTGGTGGGCGCCCTAGTCAAAGGTAAGGTAGTCATCATTGATGATGTAATTTCTGCTGGGACGTCTGTCAGAGAGTCTGTGAAACTCATTCGTGATGCGGGTGCTGAGCCTGTAGCGGTATTAATTGCCTTGGACCGTATGGAAAAGTCAGGGACCGCTACAGAGGTTGGTGACAAGTCAGCAGTGCAAGCTGTTGAACAAGAGTTTGGCTTGCCAGTTGTTACAATTGCGAACTTGGCAGACTTGATGACTTTCCTGGCAAGCTCTAGCAATACCGAATTAACAAACTATCTGCCAGCAGTGAAAGCCTATCGCGAGAAATACGGTATTTAA
- a CDS encoding lipid A biosynthesis acyltransferase codes for MISLQNLFNFLALSLLRLFAFLPYGLTIQTGYGLGWLAAHIPNERAKVVKTNLRLCFPNLSEDAIDSLALEHWKLFGRSVIERSRIWLGSGKQITDIVTINSAITLGDRKPRLLINPHFVGLEGGFMALSVLASEHDWPRGAGLYQNMKNPFFNQKMIEWRNRFGGKSIERQSRLRDLIREIQTGNFIFIAPDIDLGPRDSVFVPFFGIQTNTITSVSRLARLSGAEVCLMTTTLNPNRKAYTCNISAPLPNFPTDNVEADTARLNQYIEDLVRERPAEYYWVHKRFKHRPPGEPNLYN; via the coding sequence ATGATCTCATTACAAAACCTTTTCAATTTTCTAGCGCTAAGCCTGCTGCGCCTGTTTGCATTTTTACCCTATGGCCTCACCATTCAGACCGGCTATGGTCTTGGCTGGTTAGCAGCGCACATACCCAATGAGCGTGCCAAGGTTGTTAAAACGAATTTACGCCTGTGCTTTCCCAATCTGAGTGAAGATGCAATTGATTCACTTGCGCTAGAGCACTGGAAATTATTTGGTCGTAGCGTGATTGAGAGAAGTCGCATCTGGCTTGGCAGTGGAAAGCAGATTACCGATATCGTCACCATCAACTCTGCCATTACTTTGGGTGATCGTAAGCCACGCCTCCTAATCAACCCTCACTTTGTTGGACTTGAAGGTGGCTTCATGGCCCTCTCTGTTTTAGCAAGTGAGCATGACTGGCCACGTGGTGCTGGCCTCTACCAAAACATGAAGAACCCATTCTTTAATCAAAAGATGATTGAATGGAGAAATCGATTCGGGGGGAAATCGATTGAGAGGCAAAGTCGCTTGCGTGATTTGATTCGAGAAATTCAAACGGGTAACTTTATTTTTATTGCGCCCGATATTGACCTCGGTCCACGCGACTCTGTTTTTGTACCCTTCTTTGGCATTCAGACAAATACGATCACCTCGGTATCGCGTTTAGCCAGGCTTAGCGGTGCAGAAGTCTGCCTCATGACCACCACTTTGAATCCCAATCGCAAAGCCTACACCTGCAATATCAGCGCACCACTTCCCAACTTCCCAACAGATAATGTGGAAGCAGATACTGCACGCCTGAACCAATATATTGAAGACCTTGTTCGCGAAAGGCCGGCAGAGTACTATTGGGTACATAAACGCTTTAAACATCGGCCGCCCGGCGAGCCAAACCTTTACAACTAA
- the metW gene encoding methionine biosynthesis protein MetW, whose product MKRADFAAIANWIAPNSEVLDLGCGDGSFLEYLQKQKPVHAYGVEIDDARVLSCVQKGLNVIQQNLEGGLALFENNSFDTVVLSQTLQTIHETEKILREVVRVGKESVVSFPNFGHWSHRLAVGFGRMPVSKSLPHQWYNTPNVRVLTVADFEKLASSLGLQILDQCILHEGRQVTLMPNLFGSLALFRVRRA is encoded by the coding sequence ATGAAGCGCGCAGACTTTGCTGCAATAGCGAATTGGATTGCACCGAATAGCGAGGTACTTGATCTCGGTTGCGGTGATGGCAGCTTCTTAGAGTATTTGCAAAAACAAAAACCCGTGCATGCATATGGGGTTGAAATTGATGATGCGCGCGTGCTGTCTTGTGTGCAAAAAGGTTTGAACGTGATTCAGCAAAATCTTGAAGGGGGCTTAGCACTCTTTGAGAACAATAGTTTTGATACGGTTGTGCTTTCCCAGACCTTACAAACCATTCACGAAACTGAAAAGATCTTGCGTGAAGTAGTTCGGGTTGGCAAAGAGTCGGTTGTTTCTTTCCCGAACTTTGGTCACTGGTCTCACCGCCTCGCTGTTGGCTTTGGCCGTATGCCAGTTTCTAAAAGCTTGCCTCACCAGTGGTACAACACACCCAATGTGCGTGTTCTTACCGTTGCTGATTTTGAAAAATTAGCCTCGAGCTTAGGCTTGCAGATTTTGGATCAATGCATCTTGCATGAGGGGCGGCAAGTGACCTTGATGCCCAATCTTTTTGGAAGCCTAGCGCTGTTCCGCGTTCGACGTGCTTAG
- the ahcY gene encoding adenosylhomocysteinase: MSTVSDLNNFVATRCAIADISLADFGRKEIAIAETEMPGLIAIRDEFAAQQPLRGARITGSLHMTIQTAVLIETLEALGAEVQWASCNIFSTQDHAAAAIAANGTPVFAIKGETLEQYWDYTHRIFEWADGGFTNMILDDGGDATLLLHLGARAEKDQACLNNPTSEEETILFAAIKKKLAQDPTWYSTRLEKVKGVTEETTTGVHRLYQMFAKGELKFPAINVNDSVTKSKFDNLYGCRESLVDAIKRATDVMVAGKVAVVCGYGDVGKGSAQALRALSAQVWVTEVDPICALQAAMEGYRVVTMDYAADKADIFVSATGNYHVITHDHMIKMKNQAIVCNIGHFDNEIDVAGIEKYKWEEIKPQVDHVIFPASNGNPEKRIIILAKGRLVNLGCGTGHPSYVMSSSFANQVIAQIELWNAVGTDKYPVGVYTLPKHLDEKVARLQLKTLNAQLTVLSDQQASYIGVTKEGPYKTVHYRY; this comes from the coding sequence ATGAGTACCGTTTCCGATTTAAATAACTTTGTAGCAACCCGTTGCGCTATTGCCGATATTTCTTTGGCTGACTTTGGCCGTAAAGAAATCGCCATTGCTGAAACTGAAATGCCAGGTCTGATTGCCATTCGCGATGAGTTCGCAGCGCAGCAGCCATTGCGCGGTGCGCGCATTACTGGTTCATTGCACATGACCATTCAAACTGCAGTCTTGATCGAGACGCTTGAAGCTCTCGGTGCTGAAGTGCAATGGGCATCATGCAATATTTTCTCTACACAAGACCATGCTGCTGCAGCGATTGCTGCTAACGGCACACCAGTATTTGCGATCAAGGGTGAAACTCTTGAGCAATACTGGGACTACACCCATCGTATTTTTGAGTGGGCTGATGGCGGTTTCACCAATATGATTTTGGATGATGGCGGTGATGCAACTTTGTTATTGCACCTCGGCGCACGCGCTGAAAAAGATCAAGCTTGCTTGAATAATCCAACGAGCGAAGAAGAAACGATTTTGTTTGCGGCCATTAAAAAGAAATTGGCGCAAGATCCAACTTGGTATTCCACTCGTTTGGAAAAAGTTAAAGGCGTTACAGAAGAAACTACTACGGGTGTACATCGCCTTTATCAGATGTTTGCTAAGGGTGAATTAAAGTTCCCGGCTATTAACGTCAATGACTCCGTTACCAAGAGTAAGTTCGACAACCTTTATGGTTGCCGCGAGTCTTTGGTTGATGCGATCAAGCGCGCTACTGATGTGATGGTTGCCGGTAAGGTTGCAGTGGTTTGTGGATATGGCGACGTAGGCAAAGGTTCAGCTCAAGCATTACGTGCTTTATCTGCTCAAGTTTGGGTTACTGAAGTCGATCCAATTTGCGCATTGCAAGCTGCGATGGAAGGTTACCGCGTTGTGACAATGGATTACGCTGCAGATAAAGCGGATATCTTTGTTTCAGCAACTGGTAACTACCATGTGATTACACATGACCATATGATCAAGATGAAGAACCAAGCCATCGTTTGTAACATTGGCCACTTCGATAATGAGATTGATGTTGCTGGTATCGAGAAATACAAGTGGGAAGAAATCAAGCCACAAGTTGATCACGTGATTTTCCCAGCAAGCAATGGCAACCCTGAGAAGCGCATCATCATCTTGGCTAAAGGCCGTTTGGTTAACCTCGGTTGCGGTACTGGACATCCTTCATACGTAATGAGCTCTTCATTTGCGAACCAAGTGATTGCGCAGATTGAACTGTGGAATGCAGTTGGTACAGATAAATACCCAGTGGGTGTTTACACCCTACCTAAGCATTTGGATGAGAAGGTTGCGCGTTTGCAGCTTAAGACACTGAATGCACAGTTAACTGTATTGTCAGACCAGCAAGCTTCTTACATTGGCGTGACGAAGGAAGGTCCTTATAAGACCGTTCACTACCGTTATTAA
- a CDS encoding exodeoxyribonuclease III yields the protein MLRIISANLNGIRSAVKKGFLPWVVKQKADFVCMQELKAQQGDLEDAILNPNGLHGFFHHAEKKGYSGCGIYTPHKPDEVLYGYGNEEFDAEGRYVEARFKKLSVISVYMPSGSSSPERQEAKYRYLESFLPHLVELKKSGREIVLCGDVNIAHNEIDLKNWKGNLKNSGFLPEERAWLTNLFGKVGYVDVYRKLEPEATEACYTWWSNRGQAYAKNVGWRIDYHITTPGIAASAKNTAVYKDERFSDHAPLTVDYDWSIW from the coding sequence ATGTTACGCATCATTTCTGCCAACCTCAACGGTATCCGCTCGGCGGTCAAAAAAGGCTTCTTGCCTTGGGTTGTAAAGCAAAAAGCGGACTTTGTCTGCATGCAGGAGCTCAAGGCTCAGCAGGGTGATCTGGAGGATGCCATCCTCAATCCAAATGGCCTGCATGGCTTCTTCCATCATGCTGAGAAAAAGGGCTACAGCGGTTGCGGCATCTATACCCCACACAAGCCCGATGAGGTGCTCTATGGCTATGGCAATGAGGAGTTTGATGCTGAGGGGCGTTATGTCGAAGCTCGGTTCAAAAAGCTTTCAGTGATCTCGGTATACATGCCCTCAGGCTCCAGCTCGCCAGAAAGACAGGAGGCTAAGTATCGGTATCTGGAGTCTTTCTTGCCACACCTAGTTGAGCTCAAAAAGTCAGGGCGCGAGATTGTGCTGTGTGGAGATGTGAATATTGCCCACAATGAGATTGACCTCAAGAACTGGAAAGGCAATCTCAAGAACTCAGGATTTTTGCCTGAAGAGCGCGCTTGGCTAACAAACCTGTTTGGCAAAGTCGGCTATGTAGATGTCTATAGAAAGCTAGAGCCCGAAGCGACTGAGGCCTGCTACACCTGGTGGAGCAATCGTGGTCAAGCGTATGCAAAGAACGTAGGTTGGCGTATCGACTATCACATCACCACCCCAGGGATTGCAGCAAGCGCCAAGAATACTGCTGTGTATAAAGATGAGCGCTTCTCAGATCACGCACCACTGACAGTTGATTACGACTGGTCTATTTGGTGA
- a CDS encoding AmpG family muropeptide MFS transporter produces MLSSAQSWLKDFRVYLEWPCLRMLFLGFSAGLPLLLILGTLSFWLREAGIDRSTIGYLTWVGLIYAFKWVWAPLVDRLPIPLLSRLFGRRRSWLLFAQLLIIVGLVGMASIDPKVQLTPIVWCALLVAFGSATQDIALDAFRIESADSDHQAALAATYQTGYRLALIWSGAGVLWLAARVESGVAAYDPAAWQFAYLCMALSIGVGVVTTLFSKEPVRIELAKARNAKAWLHQTLIEPFADFIKRYGWHAILILSLIAIYRISDVVMGIMANPFYVDMGYTKDEVAAVSKVFGVVMTLVGAFVGGVLTLRFGVMRILFLGAILSAVSNLLFAWLATQGHDLHGLIWVISADNLSSGIATAAFIAFLSALTNIQYSATQYALFSSMMLLLPKWLAGFSGVFVDNFGYSSFFISTAIIGAPVLILIWLTIHFKVVEFKKHDSQVTK; encoded by the coding sequence GTGCTTAGTAGCGCTCAGTCCTGGCTAAAAGATTTTCGGGTTTATCTCGAATGGCCTTGCCTTCGAATGCTCTTCTTGGGGTTCTCCGCCGGTTTACCCCTACTGCTTATTTTGGGAACGCTGAGCTTTTGGTTAAGAGAGGCCGGCATTGATCGCAGCACGATTGGTTACCTGACTTGGGTTGGCTTAATCTATGCCTTTAAGTGGGTGTGGGCGCCTTTGGTTGATCGATTGCCTATCCCCTTGTTGTCAAGATTATTTGGCAGAAGGCGTAGCTGGCTACTTTTTGCTCAACTGCTCATTATTGTTGGCCTAGTCGGTATGGCTAGCATTGATCCCAAAGTTCAACTGACGCCGATTGTGTGGTGTGCACTCCTGGTTGCCTTTGGTTCCGCCACTCAAGATATTGCTTTAGATGCCTTTCGAATTGAGTCAGCTGATAGTGACCATCAGGCCGCCTTGGCAGCTACTTATCAAACAGGGTATCGACTTGCGTTAATTTGGTCTGGTGCCGGTGTTCTCTGGTTAGCTGCTCGCGTAGAATCTGGTGTCGCTGCTTATGATCCAGCTGCCTGGCAATTTGCCTATCTTTGCATGGCACTCTCTATCGGTGTGGGTGTAGTCACTACCTTGTTTAGTAAAGAGCCCGTTCGCATTGAACTTGCAAAAGCACGCAATGCAAAAGCATGGCTACATCAAACTTTGATTGAGCCATTTGCCGACTTTATTAAGCGCTACGGTTGGCACGCTATTTTGATTTTGTCTTTAATTGCCATCTACCGGATTAGTGATGTGGTGATGGGCATTATGGCCAACCCGTTTTATGTTGACATGGGCTATACCAAAGATGAGGTGGCAGCAGTGAGCAAGGTCTTTGGTGTAGTGATGACACTAGTTGGCGCCTTCGTTGGGGGTGTTCTCACCTTGCGTTTTGGAGTGATGCGGATTTTGTTTCTGGGTGCGATTTTATCGGCCGTCAGCAATTTGTTATTTGCTTGGCTTGCAACGCAGGGCCATGACTTACATGGCTTGATCTGGGTAATTTCTGCCGATAACTTGAGTTCTGGTATTGCAACGGCTGCATTCATTGCATTCTTATCGGCATTGACGAATATTCAGTACTCCGCAACGCAGTACGCCTTGTTTAGTTCAATGATGCTCTTATTGCCAAAGTGGTTGGCTGGTTTCTCTGGCGTCTTTGTAGATAATTTTGGTTACTCAAGCTTTTTTATCAGTACTGCGATTATTGGTGCGCCAGTTTTAATTCTGATTTGGCTCACTATTCATTTCAAGGTGGTTGAATTTAAAAAGCATGACTCTCAGGTCACCAAATAG
- the slmA gene encoding nucleoid occlusion factor SlmA, producing the protein MRDSFDPTASEIEVTAAEEGKTRKRPRPGERRLQILQVLAEMLQNPKGERVTTAALAAKIQVSEAALYRHFASKAQMFEGLIAFIEQTVFGLINQINQKEESGLAQARGILQMLLFFAEKNPGMTRVLLGDALLQEDDRLQERITQVLDRVEASLKQALRIALTQDGPWANVPQDEVSIRATMLMSYVLGRWHRFARSGFKKLPTEASDISLRILLSE; encoded by the coding sequence ATGCGTGATTCTTTTGACCCTACTGCATCAGAGATCGAAGTGACGGCTGCCGAAGAGGGCAAGACACGCAAGCGCCCACGCCCGGGGGAGCGCCGCCTCCAGATTTTGCAAGTGTTGGCAGAGATGTTGCAAAACCCCAAAGGTGAGCGTGTCACGACTGCGGCATTGGCTGCAAAAATTCAAGTTTCAGAAGCAGCGCTTTATCGACATTTCGCTAGTAAGGCGCAGATGTTTGAGGGCCTGATTGCATTTATTGAGCAAACGGTTTTTGGTCTGATTAATCAGATCAATCAAAAAGAAGAGTCTGGGCTTGCCCAAGCCCGTGGTATTTTGCAGATGCTTTTATTCTTTGCAGAAAAGAATCCTGGCATGACTCGTGTGCTCTTGGGCGATGCCCTATTGCAAGAAGATGATCGCCTACAAGAGCGCATTACACAAGTGCTTGATCGTGTTGAGGCGTCTTTAAAGCAGGCACTGCGCATCGCCTTAACTCAGGATGGCCCTTGGGCAAATGTCCCTCAAGATGAAGTTAGTATTCGCGCGACAATGTTGATGAGTTATGTTTTGGGTCGCTGGCACCGTTTTGCCCGCAGTGGCTTTAAGAAGCTTCCAACCGAAGCATCTGATATTAGCCTTCGCATTCTTCTGTCCGAATGA
- the metK gene encoding methionine adenosyltransferase gives MANDYFFTSESVSEGHPDKVADQISDAILDSILAQDPTARVAAETLCNTGLVVLAGEITTNANVDYIQVARNTLREIGYDNTDYGIDYKGCAVLVAYDKQSPDIAQGVDKAHDDGLDQGAGDQGLMFGYACDETTELMPLPIHLSHRLVERQSQLRRDGRLNWLRPDAKSQVTLRYVDGKPDSIDTVVLSTQHDEEISLEKLREAVIEEIIKPVLPKHLIKGAINFLVNPTGRFVIGGPQGDCGLTGRKIIVDTYGGAAPHGGGAFSGKDPSKVDRSAAYAGRYVAKNVVAAGLASKCLIQISYAIGVAKPTSVMVSTFGTGKISDEKIAQLVSEHFDLRPKGIVKMLNLLRPIYRKTAAYGHFGREEPEFTWEQCDKAPALRAAAGL, from the coding sequence ATGGCAAATGATTACTTTTTTACCTCAGAATCGGTTTCTGAAGGCCACCCCGATAAAGTAGCAGACCAAATCTCTGATGCCATCTTGGATTCGATCCTGGCTCAGGACCCAACTGCGCGCGTTGCTGCAGAAACTTTGTGTAACACCGGCCTCGTAGTGTTGGCTGGTGAGATCACAACGAACGCCAATGTGGACTATATCCAAGTGGCTCGCAACACTTTGCGTGAAATTGGTTACGACAACACTGACTACGGCATTGACTACAAAGGTTGCGCGGTTTTGGTTGCCTATGACAAGCAGAGCCCAGATATTGCTCAAGGCGTTGATAAGGCGCATGACGACGGCTTAGATCAAGGTGCTGGCGACCAAGGCTTGATGTTTGGTTACGCTTGTGATGAAACTACAGAGCTCATGCCTTTGCCGATTCATTTGTCACACCGCTTGGTAGAGCGTCAATCTCAATTGCGCCGTGATGGCCGTTTGAACTGGTTACGTCCAGATGCAAAGTCTCAGGTGACCTTGCGTTACGTCGATGGTAAGCCTGACTCAATTGATACCGTAGTTCTCTCGACACAGCATGATGAAGAAATTTCTCTCGAGAAGTTGCGTGAAGCGGTGATCGAAGAAATCATCAAACCAGTGTTGCCAAAGCATTTGATCAAAGGTGCGATTAACTTCTTGGTAAACCCAACAGGTCGATTTGTTATTGGCGGCCCTCAAGGCGATTGCGGTCTGACAGGTCGCAAGATCATTGTGGACACCTACGGCGGTGCAGCCCCTCATGGTGGTGGCGCGTTCTCTGGTAAGGATCCATCCAAGGTTGACCGTTCCGCTGCTTATGCTGGTCGTTATGTAGCTAAGAACGTAGTTGCTGCTGGTTTGGCAAGCAAGTGCTTGATTCAGATCTCTTACGCGATTGGTGTAGCTAAACCAACTTCAGTGATGGTGAGTACCTTTGGTACTGGCAAGATCTCTGACGAGAAGATTGCGCAATTGGTATCTGAGCACTTTGACTTGCGTCCAAAAGGCATCGTCAAGATGTTGAACCTCTTGCGTCCGATTTATCGCAAGACTGCTGCTTATGGCCACTTTGGTCGTGAGGAGCCAGAATTTACTTGGGAACAGTGCGATAAGGCGCCTGCGTTACGTGCGGCTGCTGGCTTGTAA
- the metX gene encoding homoserine O-succinyltransferase MetX codes for MSELHLSRNTIHFAEPLPLQSGAILSGYDLVIETYGKLNADKSNAVLVCHALNASHHVAGPNPDDAKDIGWWDNMIGPGKPVDTNHFFVIGVNNLGSCFGSTGPMSINPATSKPYGADFPVITVEDWVNTQARLADKLGIRRFAAVMGGSLGGMQALAWSIQFPKRLAHCLVIASTPKLSAQNIAFNEVARNAILSDPDFHGGNYYEHGVVPKRGLKLARMVGHITYLSDDDMAEKFGRELQRPSGESQDYRFSFDVEFEVESYLRHQGDKFSTYFDANTYLLITRALDYFDPSRRYEGSLNRALAEVQAKFLVVSFSTDWRFPPNRSREIVESLLSNKSEVSYAEIDAPHGHDAFLLDDPRYHNLIRAYFEQMLEVKA; via the coding sequence ATGAGCGAGCTACACCTCTCTAGAAATACTATTCACTTTGCCGAGCCCTTGCCTTTGCAAAGTGGCGCCATCTTATCTGGCTACGATTTAGTAATTGAAACTTACGGCAAGCTGAATGCTGATAAAAGTAATGCTGTGCTGGTTTGTCACGCATTAAATGCATCACACCATGTGGCCGGACCCAATCCGGATGATGCAAAAGATATCGGCTGGTGGGACAACATGATTGGGCCAGGCAAGCCAGTAGATACAAATCACTTCTTTGTGATTGGCGTTAATAATTTAGGCTCTTGCTTTGGGTCCACAGGACCCATGAGCATCAATCCTGCTACTAGCAAGCCTTATGGCGCTGATTTTCCGGTAATTACAGTGGAAGATTGGGTAAATACCCAGGCGCGCTTGGCCGATAAGTTGGGCATCCGTCGTTTTGCGGCAGTAATGGGGGGGAGCTTAGGTGGCATGCAGGCATTGGCCTGGTCAATCCAGTTTCCAAAACGCCTTGCACACTGCTTAGTCATTGCATCAACACCGAAACTCAGTGCGCAGAATATTGCATTTAATGAAGTGGCTCGTAATGCGATTTTGTCTGACCCAGATTTTCATGGTGGCAATTACTACGAGCATGGCGTAGTACCAAAGCGCGGCCTCAAGTTGGCTCGCATGGTCGGACATATCACCTATTTATCTGATGATGACATGGCAGAAAAATTTGGGCGCGAGCTACAAAGGCCTAGTGGCGAATCTCAAGACTATCGCTTTAGCTTTGATGTGGAGTTTGAGGTTGAAAGCTATTTACGCCATCAAGGCGACAAGTTCTCCACTTACTTTGATGCCAATACTTATTTGTTGATTACTAGAGCGCTAGATTACTTTGATCCTTCTCGTCGTTATGAAGGCAGTTTGAATCGTGCTCTAGCGGAAGTACAAGCTAAGTTCTTAGTGGTGAGCTTCTCTACAGATTGGCGCTTCCCACCTAATCGCAGTCGCGAGATTGTGGAATCTTTGCTCAGCAATAAGAGTGAAGTCAGTTATGCGGAGATTGATGCGCCACATGGGCACGATGCTTTCTTGTTGGATGACCCGCGTTATCACAATCTGATTCGTGCTTATTTTGAACAAATGCTCGAGGTGAAGGCATGA
- the dapF gene encoding diaminopimelate epimerase, with amino-acid sequence MSARTLRFTKMHGAGNDFIVLNGIDQDFSNVTREQWQKLAHRQFGIGADQILLVEKATRPDADFRYRIFNSDGGEVEQCGNGSRCFVRYVLDQGLSTKNPLRVEVAHAVLTLRAHDDGQVEVDMGAPIFEHSQIPFNASGLASKQEFHEMLYALPIKTPAAHDSWIGVVSMGNPHAVQVVGDVDSAPVLEEGPSIEKDAAFPKRVNAGYMQILNRKEIKLRVFERGAGETLACGTGACAAVVSGIRRGLLDSPVKVHTRGGDLQIAWGGMINEVAQPVIMTGPAITVFEGETTI; translated from the coding sequence ATGTCCGCACGCACATTACGCTTCACCAAAATGCATGGTGCTGGCAATGATTTCATTGTGCTCAATGGGATTGATCAAGATTTCAGCAATGTCACGCGCGAGCAATGGCAAAAATTAGCCCACCGTCAATTTGGTATTGGTGCCGATCAAATTCTGCTGGTTGAAAAAGCCACGCGCCCTGATGCTGACTTTCGTTATCGTATTTTTAATTCGGATGGTGGTGAAGTTGAGCAATGTGGCAATGGCTCACGTTGCTTTGTACGCTATGTGCTCGACCAAGGCCTATCCACAAAGAATCCTTTGCGCGTAGAAGTAGCGCATGCCGTTCTCACCTTGAGAGCTCATGATGATGGCCAGGTGGAGGTGGACATGGGTGCGCCGATTTTTGAGCACAGCCAAATTCCTTTCAATGCGAGCGGCTTAGCAAGCAAGCAAGAGTTTCATGAAATGCTCTACGCGCTACCTATTAAAACCCCTGCCGCACATGACAGTTGGATCGGCGTAGTCTCGATGGGCAATCCTCATGCAGTGCAAGTGGTGGGCGATGTCGATAGCGCACCCGTTCTTGAAGAAGGCCCATCAATCGAAAAGGATGCGGCATTCCCGAAAAGAGTCAATGCAGGCTATATGCAAATTCTGAATCGTAAAGAAATCAAGCTGCGTGTTTTTGAGCGTGGTGCCGGCGAGACTCTTGCTTGTGGCACTGGCGCATGTGCTGCAGTCGTCTCCGGTATTCGTCGTGGCTTGCTCGACTCACCCGTCAAAGTACATACCCGTGGTGGCGATTTACAAATTGCCTGGGGTGGCATGATCAATGAAGTGGCTCAGCCTGTCATCATGACTGGCCCAGCGATTACCGTGTTCGAGGGTGAAACTACAATCTAA